In the bacterium genome, one interval contains:
- a CDS encoding sulfatase, with product MPESVSRRDFLRSATAAALLGAACPWRLCGQAGSAAASRPNFVIVFCDDLGYGDIGCFGAQGYKTPNIDRMAAQGVRFTDFHAATAVCSASRAALLTGCYPERVGILGALGPASRIGISDSEATIASLLGGAGYATAIYGKWHLGDSPQFLPTRHGFDEWFGLPYSNDMWPQHPTNGADYPPLPLYENEKVIEYNPDQRNLTTWYTQHAVSFIERNRERPFFLYLAHNMPHVPLYVSDKFAGATARGLFGDVIEEIDWSVGEVLEALRRNGLDDNTLVIFTSDNGPWLSYGEHAGSAGPLREGKGTLFEGGMREPCVMRWPGHIPSGGVCGELATTMDILPTLAGLAGAALPRLPIDGHDILPLIEGRPGALSPTGAYYCYWMGELHGVRSGKWKLHVPHDYRTLHGRPGGKGGLPVPYDQDHIQMSLFDLESDVGETKDVAAEHPEEVKRLEALAEAARRDLGDKLTGRAGAGLREPGRLP from the coding sequence ATGCCCGAATCTGTCAGCCGTCGAGATTTTCTTCGCAGCGCCACCGCGGCGGCTTTGCTGGGTGCGGCCTGCCCCTGGCGTCTGTGCGGCCAGGCCGGGTCCGCCGCTGCTAGCCGTCCCAATTTCGTGATCGTGTTCTGCGACGACCTGGGCTACGGCGATATCGGCTGTTTCGGAGCACAGGGCTACAAGACTCCGAATATCGACCGCATGGCGGCCCAGGGTGTGCGGTTCACCGATTTCCACGCCGCCACCGCGGTCTGCTCGGCCTCGCGGGCCGCGCTGCTCACCGGCTGCTACCCGGAGCGGGTGGGTATCCTGGGCGCGCTGGGACCGGCCTCCAGGATCGGGATCAGCGACAGCGAGGCCACGATCGCCTCGCTGCTGGGGGGCGCGGGCTACGCCACCGCTATCTACGGCAAGTGGCACCTGGGCGACTCGCCGCAGTTCCTTCCCACCCGCCACGGCTTCGATGAGTGGTTCGGGCTGCCCTATTCCAACGACATGTGGCCCCAGCACCCGACCAACGGCGCGGACTATCCGCCCCTGCCGCTGTACGAGAACGAGAAAGTGATCGAGTACAACCCGGACCAGCGCAACCTGACCACCTGGTACACCCAGCACGCGGTCAGCTTTATCGAGCGCAACCGCGAGCGGCCCTTTTTCCTGTACCTGGCGCACAACATGCCCCATGTGCCGCTGTATGTCTCCGACAAGTTCGCCGGGGCCACGGCGCGCGGGCTGTTCGGGGACGTGATCGAGGAGATCGACTGGTCGGTGGGCGAGGTGCTGGAGGCGCTGCGGCGAAACGGCCTGGATGATAACACATTAGTGATTTTCACCTCGGACAACGGCCCCTGGCTGAGCTACGGCGAGCATGCAGGTTCGGCCGGGCCGCTGCGCGAGGGCAAGGGAACCCTGTTCGAGGGTGGCATGCGCGAGCCGTGCGTGATGCGCTGGCCGGGGCATATCCCGTCGGGCGGGGTCTGCGGCGAACTGGCCACCACGATGGACATTCTGCCCACCCTGGCCGGACTGGCCGGTGCGGCGCTGCCCAGGCTGCCCATCGATGGGCACGACATCCTGCCGCTGATCGAGGGCCGCCCCGGGGCGCTCAGCCCGACCGGGGCCTACTACTGCTACTGGATGGGCGAGTTGCACGGCGTGCGCAGCGGCAAGTGGAAATTGCACGTGCCGCATGACTACCGCACCCTGCACGGCCGTCCGGGCGGCAAGGGCGGCCTGCCCGTGCCCTACGACCAGGACCATATCCAGATGTCCCTGTTCGACCTGGAGAGCGATGTGGGCGAGACCAAAGACGTGGCAGCGGAACACCCGGAGGAGGTCAAGCGCCTGGAGGCCCTGGCCGAGGCCGCCCGCCGCGACCTGGGGGACAAGCTCACCGGACGGGCCGGAGCGGGGCTGCGCGAGCCGGGACGGCTCCCCTGA
- a CDS encoding alpha-galactosidase produces the protein MKLQSVFRLVPVLLWLSLVPFRPLAAQYYSQGPGRITLDNGVVHRSLDLGENGDRLTTLSYGLKGLEDEFVRPGGQEFGFLADGHAMNGLGGWKITSVDRAADSLGGDGVRLTYKSASTAKARLHLEVTYLLYPELPVVRKHLSLVNLGQEKVRLEAVDVEVLRSAWEDTDCWIMSDFARHKWLGPFVGNWNDPLAVVHMIGRRQGLALGNEAPSVTKRTGAFEDGSTFSVGLTRPDQDYPFLAWLKPGEKWESPWVFSLPYAGQSDPAAVVNGPVADFVRRHMGIRLAQLDRKPMFVYNTWNPFRTQVNEALVNELAEAAAACGAQEFVIDDGWQANKGDWEIDYQKFPHGLKPVFDHIRSLGMKPGLWISLTEAETKSKVYAAHPEWFCRDKAGRVANIHSSDPNTATACLGTDWYGHIRDVILGLVRDHGLGYVKLDLSLTRSAYVYDKTRTGCYATDHPFHDGREESFLVAYRRCMQLFDELHAAAPDLFIDCTFETWGPLQQVDYALVRHAEGDWLINVYEKSPLGSLRVRNLAWWRTPSMPATALVVGNLTLDDPERELNLLSLAGTLPIMLGDPRKVPPESRARLKAWADWLQAMQDKYNYTLYRSDLPGFGEPAEGQWDGWQRINTDTRAGGIVGVFRQAGLDSERMVGVSGLDPAATYSVRRGPAGEELTRMSGADLAAKGFRVSLPDTYGAVLFEIQRVQ, from the coding sequence ATGAAACTCCAATCCGTGTTCCGACTTGTTCCGGTTCTTCTCTGGTTATCGCTCGTCCCGTTCCGCCCTCTGGCCGCCCAGTACTACAGCCAGGGGCCGGGCCGGATAACCCTGGACAACGGGGTGGTCCACCGCAGCCTCGACCTGGGCGAGAACGGCGACCGTCTGACCACGCTCTCCTACGGCCTGAAAGGGCTGGAGGACGAGTTCGTGCGCCCGGGCGGGCAGGAATTCGGGTTCCTGGCCGATGGCCATGCTATGAACGGTTTGGGGGGCTGGAAGATCACCTCCGTGGACCGGGCCGCCGATTCCCTGGGCGGCGATGGTGTCCGTCTGACCTACAAATCCGCCTCCACGGCCAAGGCCCGCCTTCATCTCGAGGTGACCTACCTGCTGTATCCCGAGCTGCCGGTGGTGCGCAAGCATCTTTCACTGGTCAACCTCGGGCAGGAGAAAGTGCGGCTGGAGGCAGTGGACGTGGAGGTGCTGCGCTCGGCCTGGGAGGACACCGACTGCTGGATCATGTCCGATTTCGCCCGCCACAAATGGCTTGGCCCGTTCGTGGGCAACTGGAACGACCCGCTGGCCGTGGTGCACATGATCGGCCGCCGCCAGGGCCTGGCTCTGGGCAACGAGGCGCCCTCGGTCACCAAGCGCACCGGGGCGTTCGAGGACGGTTCCACCTTTAGTGTGGGCCTGACCCGGCCGGACCAGGATTACCCGTTCCTGGCCTGGCTCAAGCCGGGGGAGAAATGGGAGAGTCCCTGGGTGTTCAGCCTGCCCTATGCCGGACAGAGCGACCCCGCGGCAGTGGTCAACGGCCCGGTGGCCGATTTTGTCCGCCGCCACATGGGGATCCGCCTGGCCCAGCTCGACCGCAAGCCGATGTTTGTCTACAACACCTGGAACCCGTTCCGCACGCAGGTGAACGAGGCCCTGGTGAACGAACTGGCCGAGGCCGCCGCGGCCTGCGGGGCGCAGGAATTCGTGATAGACGACGGCTGGCAGGCCAACAAGGGCGACTGGGAGATCGATTACCAGAAATTCCCCCACGGCCTCAAGCCAGTGTTCGACCATATCCGCAGCCTGGGGATGAAACCCGGCCTCTGGATCAGCCTGACCGAGGCCGAGACCAAGAGCAAGGTCTACGCCGCGCACCCGGAATGGTTCTGCCGCGACAAGGCGGGACGGGTCGCCAACATCCATTCCTCGGACCCGAACACTGCCACCGCCTGCCTGGGCACCGATTGGTACGGGCATATCCGTGATGTTATCCTGGGCCTGGTGCGCGATCACGGCCTGGGCTATGTGAAACTCGACCTTTCACTCACCCGCAGCGCCTATGTCTACGACAAGACCCGCACCGGCTGCTATGCCACGGACCACCCGTTCCACGATGGGCGGGAGGAGTCGTTCCTCGTGGCCTACAGGCGGTGCATGCAGCTTTTCGATGAGCTTCACGCGGCCGCGCCGGACCTGTTCATCGACTGCACTTTCGAGACCTGGGGCCCGCTTCAGCAGGTTGACTACGCCCTGGTCCGTCACGCCGAGGGAGACTGGCTCATCAACGTGTATGAAAAATCGCCCCTGGGCAGCCTGAGGGTGCGCAACCTTGCCTGGTGGCGCACTCCGTCCATGCCGGCCACGGCCCTGGTGGTGGGCAACCTCACCCTGGATGACCCCGAGCGCGAGCTAAACCTGCTCTCCCTGGCCGGAACGCTGCCGATCATGCTGGGCGACCCGCGCAAAGTGCCGCCCGAGTCGCGCGCGCGCCTCAAGGCCTGGGCCGACTGGCTGCAGGCCATGCAGGACAAGTATAACTACACCCTCTACCGTAGCGACCTGCCCGGGTTCGGCGAGCCGGCCGAGGGGCAGTGGGACGGCTGGCAGAGGATCAACACCGACACCCGCGCCGGTGGGATAGTGGGCGTGTTCCGTCAGGCCGGCCTCGACAGCGAGCGCATGGTAGGGGTGAGCGGCCTGGACCCGGCGGCGACCTACTCGGTCCGCCGGGGGCCCGCGGGCGAGGAACTGACACGCATGAGCGGGGCCGATCTGGCGGCGAAGGGTTTTCGGGTGAGCCTGCCCGACACCTATGGGGCGGTGCTGTTCGAGATACAGCGGGTGCAGTAG